The Buttiauxella selenatireducens genome has a window encoding:
- a CDS encoding 3-keto-L-gulonate-6-phosphate decarboxylase UlaD produces the protein MSQSLPMLQVALDNQTMSDAYKTTRLIAEEVDIIEVGTILCVGEGVRAVRDLKALYPHKIVLADAKIADAGKILSRMCFEANADWVTVICCADINTTKGALEVAREFEGDVQIELTGFWTWEQAQEWRAAGIEQVVYHRSRDAQAAGVAWSEADITAIKRLSDMGFKVTVTGGLALEDLPLFKGIPIHVFIVGRSIRDAADPVEAARQFKRSIAQLWG, from the coding sequence ATGTCTCAATCTTTACCGATGTTACAGGTCGCACTGGATAACCAGACAATGTCAGATGCTTATAAAACGACGCGCCTGATTGCCGAAGAAGTCGACATTATTGAAGTGGGTACGATTCTTTGCGTGGGCGAAGGTGTGCGAGCGGTACGCGATCTCAAAGCCCTTTATCCGCATAAGATCGTGCTGGCTGATGCCAAAATTGCCGATGCCGGGAAAATCCTCTCGCGTATGTGTTTTGAAGCTAATGCAGATTGGGTCACCGTAATTTGTTGTGCCGATATCAACACCACCAAAGGCGCGTTGGAAGTTGCTCGCGAATTTGAAGGTGATGTGCAAATTGAGCTGACCGGTTTCTGGACATGGGAACAGGCGCAAGAATGGCGCGCGGCAGGCATTGAACAGGTGGTTTATCACCGAAGCCGTGATGCGCAGGCGGCGGGTGTCGCCTGGAGTGAAGCGGATATCACCGCTATTAAACGCCTTTCTGATATGGGCTTCAAAGTCACTGTAACGGGCGGCCTGGCACTCGAAGATTTGCCGTTGTTTAAAGGCATCCCTATTCATGTGTTTATTGTCGGGCGCAGTATTCGTGATGCGGCAGATCCTGTAGAGGCTGCTCGACAGTTTAAACGTTCCATCGCCCAATTGTGGGGATAA
- the rpsF gene encoding 30S ribosomal protein S6 — protein sequence MRHYEIVFMVHPDQSEQVPGMIERYTGAITAAEGTIHRLEDWGRRQLAYPINKLHKAHYVLLNVEAPQEVIDELETNFRFNDAVIRSMVMRVKNAVTEASPMVKAKDERRDRRDDFASETADDADAGDSEE from the coding sequence ATGCGTCATTACGAAATCGTTTTTATGGTCCATCCTGACCAGAGCGAACAGGTTCCGGGTATGATCGAACGTTACACTGGTGCAATCACTGCAGCAGAAGGTACGATCCACCGTCTGGAAGACTGGGGCCGCCGTCAACTGGCTTACCCGATCAACAAACTGCACAAAGCACACTACGTTCTGCTGAACGTTGAAGCTCCGCAGGAAGTGATCGATGAGCTGGAAACTAACTTCCGCTTCAACGACGCCGTTATCCGTAGCATGGTTATGCGCGTTAAAAACGCGGTAACTGAAGCATCTCCAATGGTTAAAGCTAAAGACGAACGTCGTGATCGTCGCGATGATTTCGCTAGCGAAACTGCTGATGATGCAGATGCTGGGGATTCTGAAGAGTAA
- the ytfE gene encoding iron-sulfur cluster repair protein YtfE, which produces MAFRDQPLGELALTIPRASALFRKLDLDFCCGGKQTLERAATRKELDLEAIEAELAALAEEPIEKEWRAAPLAEIIDHIIVRYHDRHREQLPELILQATKVERVHADKPNVPKGLAKYLTMLHQELSSHMMKEEQILFPMIKQGMGTQANGPISVMESEHDEAGELLDVIKHTTNNVTPPPEACTTWKAMYNGINELIDDLMNHISLENNVLFPRALAGE; this is translated from the coding sequence ATGGCATTCCGCGACCAACCTTTAGGTGAACTGGCTTTAACCATCCCACGCGCTTCTGCGCTGTTCCGTAAATTGGATCTCGATTTCTGCTGCGGCGGGAAGCAAACGCTTGAGCGTGCAGCGACCCGTAAAGAGTTGGATCTGGAGGCGATTGAAGCTGAACTCGCTGCCCTTGCTGAAGAGCCTATCGAGAAAGAGTGGCGTGCCGCACCGTTGGCCGAAATCATCGACCACATCATCGTGCGTTATCACGACCGCCACCGCGAACAATTACCAGAACTGATTCTTCAGGCAACAAAAGTTGAGCGCGTACACGCAGATAAACCGAATGTGCCGAAAGGCCTGGCGAAATATCTCACCATGCTGCATCAGGAACTGAGCAGCCATATGATGAAAGAAGAACAAATCCTGTTCCCGATGATCAAGCAAGGGATGGGGACTCAGGCGAATGGCCCGATTAGCGTGATGGAAAGCGAGCATGACGAAGCCGGTGAATTGCTGGACGTTATCAAACACACCACCAATAACGTGACTCCACCGCCAGAAGCCTGTACCACGTGGAAAGCCATGTATAACGGGATTAATGAGCTGATTGATGATTTGATGAATCACATCAGTCTTGAGAATAACGTGCTGTTTCCACGCGCGTTAGCTGGAGAATAG
- a CDS encoding AraC family transcriptional regulator: MQGVPEQFHDKKDSAQFRHLPQLPGVELYHAHISRYAFEPHTHEAFGIGTVTWGAERFRYRGVQHVAATDSLVLMNPDELHTGEAATEDGWQYRMIYLEPEILEAVTGSRNWSFSEVVNHDPLRAGHISHLINGLWRESDSLAQQGLLLNLIETFQPYARHLPSGSPGSPHRFEQIRDYLHDNYMHPVTLDELAAVVSLSPYHFQRMFKAHFHVTPHQMLMAIRLWRAKQFLTSGMPAAQVAAASGLTDQAHLTRAFSQRYGITPVRYQKQVAR, encoded by the coding sequence GTGCAAGGTGTTCCTGAGCAGTTCCACGATAAGAAAGACAGCGCCCAATTTCGGCATTTGCCGCAGTTGCCCGGCGTTGAGCTGTATCATGCTCATATTTCGCGTTACGCTTTTGAGCCTCACACCCACGAAGCGTTTGGTATTGGGACCGTGACATGGGGTGCTGAGCGTTTTCGCTATCGTGGCGTCCAGCACGTCGCCGCCACCGACTCTTTAGTATTAATGAATCCCGACGAACTCCACACAGGAGAAGCGGCAACCGAAGACGGCTGGCAGTACCGCATGATTTACCTCGAGCCGGAAATTCTTGAGGCCGTGACGGGTTCACGCAACTGGTCGTTTAGCGAAGTGGTCAATCACGATCCGCTGCGCGCGGGGCACATTTCACACCTGATTAATGGGCTATGGCGCGAGAGTGATTCGCTGGCGCAGCAAGGCCTGTTACTCAATCTCATCGAAACGTTTCAACCGTACGCACGGCATCTCCCTTCTGGCTCGCCAGGTTCGCCACATCGTTTTGAGCAAATTCGGGACTATCTTCACGATAACTATATGCATCCGGTGACACTCGACGAACTTGCCGCTGTCGTTTCGCTGAGTCCATACCACTTTCAACGCATGTTTAAAGCGCATTTCCACGTTACGCCGCATCAGATGTTGATGGCGATTCGCCTGTGGCGTGCAAAACAGTTTCTGACGAGCGGTATGCCTGCCGCACAAGTGGCTGCTGCCAGCGGATTAACTGACCAGGCACATCTGACACGCGCCTTTTCCCAGCGTTATGGCATCACACCTGTGCGTTACCAAAAACAGGTCGCCCGTTAG
- the priB gene encoding primosomal replication protein N, which produces MTANRLVLSGTVCKTPLRKVSPSGIPHCQFVLEHRSVQEEAGLGRQAWCRMPVIISGHAHSAITQSITVGTVLTVHGFISCHQAKNGLNKVVLHAEQIELIDTGD; this is translated from the coding sequence ATGACGGCCAACCGCCTGGTGTTGTCTGGCACAGTGTGCAAGACGCCCCTTCGCAAGGTCAGCCCGTCAGGAATTCCTCATTGCCAGTTCGTGCTTGAGCACCGTTCTGTGCAAGAGGAAGCCGGTTTAGGTCGGCAGGCGTGGTGCCGTATGCCAGTTATTATTAGCGGGCACGCACACTCAGCCATTACTCAAAGTATAACGGTCGGCACGGTACTCACGGTTCACGGTTTCATTAGTTGCCATCAGGCAAAAAATGGTCTGAACAAAGTGGTATTGCATGCCGAGCAGATTGAATTGATAGATACTGGAGACTAG
- a CDS encoding DMT family transporter, with product MLTGVLYALLAGLMWGLIFVGPLIVPDYPAAMQSTGRYLALGFIALPLAWFGRQRLRQLCREDWFTALKLSTVGNLIYYVCLASAIQRTGAPISTMIIGTLPVVIPVFANLLYSKRDGKLPWHRLAPALVIIALGLVMVNTAELRSGELEFSWWRYVSGIGLAFISVICWAWYALRNARWLRENPDKNPLMWATAQGLSILPFSLLGYIAVCLWMSRTQSDFTLPFGPRPEVFLTLMLAIALFCSWLGALCWNIASQRLPTVIVGPLIVFETLAGLAYTFMLRQSWPPLLTLLGIVCLVAGVVMAVMTKPQKNTLAEVVITTDK from the coding sequence ATGTTAACTGGTGTGCTGTACGCCCTGCTTGCGGGGTTGATGTGGGGGCTGATTTTCGTCGGCCCACTGATTGTTCCTGACTACCCCGCCGCAATGCAATCAACCGGACGCTACCTGGCGTTGGGATTCATTGCTCTGCCTTTGGCCTGGTTTGGACGCCAACGCCTGCGCCAGTTGTGCCGCGAGGATTGGTTCACGGCGCTTAAACTCTCCACCGTCGGTAATCTCATTTATTACGTGTGCCTGGCCAGTGCGATTCAGCGCACCGGAGCCCCGATATCCACCATGATTATCGGCACACTGCCTGTTGTCATTCCTGTGTTTGCCAACCTGCTTTACAGCAAACGCGATGGCAAACTCCCATGGCACCGCCTGGCACCCGCGCTGGTGATTATCGCGCTGGGGCTGGTGATGGTGAATACCGCTGAATTGCGTAGCGGGGAGCTCGAATTTAGCTGGTGGCGTTATGTTAGTGGTATCGGGCTGGCATTTATTTCCGTGATTTGCTGGGCGTGGTATGCGCTGCGAAATGCGCGTTGGTTACGTGAAAATCCGGATAAAAATCCACTGATGTGGGCGACGGCGCAAGGGCTTTCTATTTTGCCGTTCTCACTCCTCGGATACATCGCGGTTTGCCTGTGGATGTCACGCACACAAAGCGACTTTACCCTCCCCTTCGGGCCGCGTCCGGAGGTCTTTTTAACCCTTATGTTAGCCATCGCACTATTTTGTTCCTGGCTGGGTGCGCTTTGCTGGAATATTGCCAGCCAACGTTTGCCGACGGTTATCGTTGGCCCGCTAATCGTCTTCGAAACGCTGGCGGGACTGGCTTACACCTTTATGTTGCGCCAAAGCTGGCCACCGTTACTCACGTTGCTGGGCATCGTTTGTTTGGTAGCGGGTGTAGTGATGGCCGTGATGACAAAGCCACAGAAAAACACGCTCGCTGAGGTGGTTATAACAACGGATAAATAA
- a CDS encoding L-ribulose-5-phosphate 3-epimerase — protein sequence MLHKQVPLGIYEKALPAGDCWQVKLALASRLAFDFVEMSIDETDERLARLDWSSEQRLALVQAVADTGVRVPSMCLSAHRRFPLGSEDDSVRNHGLEIMRKAIEFAQDVGIRVIQLAGYDVYYQQANDETRRRFREGLTAAVEMASRAQVTLAMEIMDYPLMNSISKAMGYAHYLNNPWFQLYPDIGNLSAWDNDVQMELEAGRGHIVAVHVKDTRPGVFKNVPFGSGVVEFERCFETLKRSGYRGPYLIEMWSESAADPIAEVTAARDWVLARMASAGLLEVDHAAA from the coding sequence ATGTTGCACAAACAGGTCCCGCTAGGCATCTATGAAAAAGCACTCCCCGCTGGGGATTGCTGGCAGGTAAAACTGGCGCTCGCCTCTCGCCTGGCGTTCGATTTTGTCGAGATGTCGATTGATGAAACAGATGAACGCCTGGCGCGTCTTGACTGGAGCAGTGAACAGAGGCTGGCGTTGGTCCAGGCTGTTGCGGACACAGGCGTTCGCGTTCCTTCAATGTGTCTGAGTGCGCACCGTCGTTTTCCATTGGGTAGCGAAGATGATTCTGTGCGAAATCACGGGCTGGAAATTATGCGTAAAGCCATTGAGTTTGCGCAGGATGTGGGTATCCGCGTGATTCAACTGGCGGGATATGACGTCTATTATCAACAAGCCAATGACGAAACGCGTCGTCGTTTTCGCGAAGGTTTAACTGCCGCTGTGGAAATGGCGAGCCGTGCACAAGTAACGCTGGCGATGGAGATCATGGATTATCCACTGATGAACTCCATCAGTAAGGCGATGGGCTATGCACATTATCTCAATAACCCGTGGTTCCAGCTCTACCCGGATATTGGCAATTTATCCGCTTGGGATAATGACGTGCAGATGGAGCTGGAAGCAGGGCGTGGGCATATCGTTGCCGTACATGTAAAAGATACTCGTCCAGGAGTATTTAAGAATGTGCCATTTGGAAGCGGTGTGGTGGAGTTTGAACGCTGTTTTGAAACACTAAAACGCAGTGGTTACCGTGGACCGTATTTAATTGAAATGTGGAGCGAATCCGCGGCTGACCCGATTGCTGAAGTGACTGCGGCTCGTGACTGGGTACTAGCTCGTATGGCAAGCGCAGGGCTGCTGGAGGTTGATCATGCAGCAGCTTAA
- a CDS encoding SDR family oxidoreductase encodes MIAITGASGQLGQLVVEELLKTVAADQLVAIVRNPAKIKPFAERGVQVRAASYEDKAALVQALAGVEKLLLISSSEVGQRAVQHRNVIEAAKEAGVKLIAYTSLLHADSSPLGLADEHIATEKMLNESGIPFVLLRNGWYTENYLASVPPALQHGAFIGSAGNGKIASATRADYAAAAAKVITLENQGGKVYELAGDHGWTLSELTAELTKQSGKTVVYQNLPEADFKAALLGAGLPEGLAALLANSDVGASKGGLFDDSRQLSALIGRPTTTLEESIRAAL; translated from the coding sequence ATGATTGCAATTACCGGTGCTTCCGGCCAACTGGGCCAACTCGTTGTTGAAGAATTATTGAAAACCGTAGCGGCAGACCAACTGGTTGCTATTGTGCGTAACCCAGCAAAAATAAAGCCGTTTGCTGAACGTGGCGTTCAGGTTCGTGCTGCCAGTTATGAAGATAAAGCCGCGCTGGTGCAGGCTCTGGCGGGCGTTGAAAAACTGCTGCTGATCTCTTCGAGTGAAGTCGGCCAACGTGCAGTTCAGCATCGCAACGTCATCGAAGCCGCGAAAGAAGCGGGCGTGAAACTGATTGCTTACACCAGCCTGCTGCATGCGGATTCATCCCCATTGGGCCTGGCAGATGAACATATTGCGACAGAGAAAATGCTCAACGAGTCGGGCATTCCATTTGTGCTGCTGCGCAACGGTTGGTACACCGAAAACTATCTCGCCAGTGTACCGCCAGCTCTGCAACACGGCGCGTTTATTGGTAGCGCAGGGAATGGGAAAATTGCATCGGCAACCCGCGCGGATTACGCAGCGGCCGCAGCCAAAGTGATCACGTTGGAAAATCAGGGCGGGAAAGTTTACGAGCTGGCGGGCGACCATGGCTGGACGCTGTCCGAACTCACCGCTGAACTGACTAAACAAAGTGGCAAAACTGTGGTGTATCAGAACCTGCCAGAAGCTGATTTTAAAGCAGCATTGCTGGGTGCAGGCTTGCCAGAAGGGTTAGCGGCGCTGTTGGCAAACTCCGATGTCGGGGCGTCTAAAGGTGGCCTGTTTGATGACAGCCGCCAGCTCAGCGCACTGATCGGTCGTCCAACCACCACGCTTGAAGAAAGCATTCGCGCTGCACTGTAA
- the rplI gene encoding 50S ribosomal protein L9 — MQVILLDKVANLGSLGDQVNVKAGYARNFLVPQGKAVPATKKNVEFFEARRAELEAKLADVLAAAEARAAKINALETVTIASKAGDEGKLFGSIGTRDIADAVTAAGVEVAKSEVRLPNGVLRTAGEHEVDFQVHSEVFAKLIVNVVAEA; from the coding sequence ATGCAAGTTATTCTGCTTGATAAAGTAGCAAACCTGGGTAGCCTGGGTGATCAGGTTAACGTTAAAGCGGGTTATGCTCGTAACTTCCTGGTACCACAGGGCAAAGCTGTTCCTGCTACCAAGAAAAACGTTGAATTCTTCGAAGCACGCCGTGCAGAACTGGAAGCTAAATTAGCTGACGTTCTGGCTGCTGCTGAAGCTCGCGCTGCGAAGATCAACGCACTCGAAACTGTTACTATCGCGTCTAAAGCTGGCGACGAAGGTAAACTGTTCGGTTCCATCGGTACTCGCGACATCGCTGACGCTGTAACTGCAGCTGGCGTTGAAGTGGCTAAGAGCGAAGTTCGTTTACCGAACGGCGTTCTGCGTACCGCTGGTGAGCACGAAGTGGACTTCCAGGTTCACAGCGAAGTATTCGCTAAACTGATTGTAAACGTAGTTGCTGAAGCGTAA
- the fklB gene encoding FKBP-type peptidyl-prolyl cis-trans isomerase → MTTPSFDSVEAQASYGIGLQVGQQLSESGLQGLLPEALVAGLRDALEGNAPAVPVDVVHRALREVHERADAVRQERQKEMAVEGQKYLQENSSKEGVSSTESGLQFRVLTQGTGPIPARKDHVRVHYTGKLIDGTVFDSSVQRGEPAEFPVSGVIAGWIEALTLMPVGSKWELTIPHNLAYGERGAGASIPPYSTLVFEVELLEIL, encoded by the coding sequence ATGACGACCCCTTCTTTTGACAGCGTCGAAGCGCAAGCAAGTTACGGTATTGGTTTACAGGTAGGTCAACAACTCAGTGAATCTGGTCTGCAAGGTCTGCTGCCAGAAGCACTGGTCGCTGGTTTGCGTGATGCGCTGGAAGGGAATGCTCCGGCAGTTCCAGTTGACGTGGTTCATCGCGCACTGCGTGAAGTCCACGAGCGCGCTGATGCCGTTCGCCAGGAACGCCAGAAAGAAATGGCTGTTGAAGGTCAGAAATATCTGCAAGAAAACAGCAGCAAAGAAGGCGTGAGCAGCACCGAATCTGGTCTGCAATTCCGCGTTCTGACTCAGGGCACTGGCCCAATCCCGGCACGTAAAGATCACGTTCGCGTGCATTACACCGGTAAATTGATTGATGGCACCGTGTTCGACAGCTCCGTACAACGTGGGGAACCTGCTGAATTCCCGGTCAGCGGCGTTATTGCGGGTTGGATTGAAGCACTGACTCTGATGCCAGTTGGCTCAAAGTGGGAACTGACTATTCCTCATAACCTGGCTTATGGTGAGCGTGGCGCAGGCGCGTCCATTCCTCCATACAGCACCCTGGTTTTTGAAGTTGAACTGCTGGAAATTCTGTAA
- the rpsR gene encoding 30S ribosomal protein S18, with protein sequence MARYFRRRKFCRFTAEGVQEIDYKDIATLKNYITESGKIVPSRITGTRAKYQRQLARAIKRARYLSLLPYTDRHQ encoded by the coding sequence ATGGCACGTTATTTCCGTCGTCGCAAGTTCTGCCGTTTCACAGCGGAAGGCGTTCAAGAGATCGATTATAAAGATATCGCAACGCTGAAAAACTACATCACCGAAAGCGGTAAGATTGTCCCAAGCCGTATCACCGGTACCCGTGCAAAATATCAGCGTCAGCTGGCTCGCGCTATCAAACGCGCTCGCTACCTGTCCCTGCTGCCGTACACTGATCGTCATCAGTAA
- a CDS encoding L-ribulose-5-phosphate 4-epimerase, protein MQQLKQQVFEANMALPRHGLVTFTWGNVSAIDRERQCIVIKPSGVAYEQMSADDMVVVDMNGAAIEGKYRPSSDTATHLALYKQYPELGGVVHTHSTHATAWAQAGLSIPALGTTHADYFFGDIPCTRALTEQEVQGEYELNTGKVIIETLGEGNPLHTPGIVVYQHGPFAWGKDVDDAVHNAVVMEEVARMAWIARAINPALKPIDSYLMNKHFQRKHGAHAYYGQR, encoded by the coding sequence ATGCAGCAGCTTAAGCAGCAGGTGTTTGAAGCCAATATGGCGCTTCCGCGCCATGGTCTGGTCACTTTCACATGGGGTAACGTCAGCGCTATTGACCGTGAGCGGCAGTGTATTGTCATCAAGCCAAGCGGTGTGGCTTATGAGCAAATGTCTGCCGATGACATGGTGGTAGTCGATATGAATGGTGCCGCCATTGAAGGGAAATATCGGCCTTCTTCAGATACGGCAACCCATTTGGCTCTTTACAAACAATATCCTGAACTTGGTGGTGTTGTGCACACCCATTCAACCCACGCAACCGCATGGGCGCAAGCTGGGTTGAGCATCCCCGCATTGGGTACGACTCACGCAGACTACTTTTTTGGCGATATACCCTGCACCCGAGCGCTAACGGAGCAAGAAGTGCAGGGCGAATATGAGCTAAATACCGGCAAAGTGATTATCGAAACGTTAGGCGAAGGTAACCCGCTGCATACGCCAGGAATTGTGGTCTATCAGCACGGCCCCTTTGCCTGGGGTAAAGATGTCGATGACGCGGTGCATAACGCGGTGGTTATGGAAGAAGTCGCGCGTATGGCGTGGATAGCACGCGCAATAAACCCTGCGCTCAAGCCTATAGATAGTTATCTGATGAATAAGCATTTTCAGCGTAAACATGGCGCTCATGCTTACTATGGTCAACGCTAA
- the yjfY gene encoding DUF1471 family protein YjfY: MKTIAYAFVAALLLSSNATAAIKIDNHQAKNMDDVMSLGVIYINHNFATEQEAEVAINDDADQHGAKYYHTILMREPGSNGNMRVSADIYR; this comes from the coding sequence ATGAAAACTATCGCTTATGCCTTTGTAGCGGCACTCTTGCTTAGCTCAAATGCAACAGCCGCGATCAAAATTGACAACCATCAGGCCAAAAATATGGATGATGTAATGAGCTTAGGTGTGATTTATATCAATCATAATTTTGCTACCGAACAAGAGGCCGAAGTCGCGATTAATGACGACGCGGATCAACACGGAGCAAAGTACTACCACACAATACTGATGAGAGAACCGGGCAGTAACGGCAATATGCGCGTTAGTGCGGACATCTATCGGTAA
- the cycA gene encoding D-serine/D-alanine/glycine transporter, whose amino-acid sequence MVDQIKVADVAEAPAEQSLRRNLTNRHIQLIAIGGAIGTGLFMGSGKTISLAGPSIIFVYMIIGFMLFFVMRAMGELLLSNLEYKSFSDFAADLLGPWAGYFTGWTYWFCWVVTGMADVVAITSYAQFWFPGLSDWVASLAVIVVLLSLNLATVKMFGEMEFWFAMIKIVAIVGLIVIGLVMILTNFHSPSGVEASLNNLWNDGGWFPKGLSGFFAGFQIAVFAFVGVELVGTTAAETKDPEKSLPRAINSIPIRIIMFYVFALVVIMSVTPWRSVVADKSPFVELFVLVGLPAAASIINFVVLTSAASSANSGVFSTSRMLFGLAQDGAAPKAFGKLSKNAVPAKGLTFSCICLLGGVVMLYVNPDVITAFTMITTVSAILFMFVWTIILCSYLVYRKQRPELHQKSIYKMPLGKFMCWVCMAFFVFVIVLLTLEQDTRQALIVTPLWFVLLGVCWMFIGKKRIAAMRK is encoded by the coding sequence ATGGTAGATCAGATAAAAGTAGCTGACGTAGCTGAAGCTCCGGCTGAACAGTCGCTACGGCGCAATTTAACTAACCGTCACATCCAGCTTATTGCCATTGGTGGCGCAATCGGAACCGGCCTGTTCATGGGGTCGGGTAAGACGATTAGCCTCGCAGGACCTTCAATCATCTTCGTTTACATGATCATTGGCTTCATGCTGTTCTTCGTGATGCGAGCGATGGGCGAGCTGCTGTTATCGAATCTCGAATACAAGTCATTTAGTGATTTTGCGGCGGATTTACTTGGCCCATGGGCGGGATATTTTACCGGCTGGACGTACTGGTTTTGCTGGGTAGTCACCGGTATGGCCGACGTGGTGGCGATAACCTCCTACGCGCAATTTTGGTTCCCCGGCCTTTCGGATTGGGTGGCATCGCTTGCCGTCATCGTGGTGCTGTTAAGCCTGAACCTTGCCACCGTGAAGATGTTCGGTGAAATGGAATTCTGGTTTGCGATGATCAAAATCGTCGCCATCGTCGGTTTGATTGTTATCGGCCTGGTGATGATTTTAACGAACTTCCATTCGCCGTCTGGCGTTGAAGCTTCCCTCAACAATCTGTGGAACGATGGCGGCTGGTTCCCGAAAGGCCTTAGCGGGTTCTTCGCGGGCTTCCAGATAGCAGTGTTTGCGTTTGTGGGTGTTGAGCTGGTGGGAACCACTGCCGCCGAAACGAAAGACCCGGAAAAATCGCTGCCACGCGCCATCAACTCGATTCCGATTCGTATCATCATGTTCTACGTTTTCGCGCTGGTCGTGATTATGTCGGTGACGCCGTGGCGTTCAGTGGTGGCGGATAAGAGCCCGTTCGTTGAATTGTTCGTGCTGGTGGGCCTGCCTGCTGCCGCGAGTATCATCAACTTTGTGGTGCTGACTTCCGCAGCTTCTTCAGCTAACAGTGGCGTGTTCTCGACCAGCCGTATGTTGTTCGGCCTGGCACAAGATGGCGCTGCGCCAAAAGCGTTCGGCAAACTGTCTAAGAATGCGGTTCCGGCGAAGGGTTTAACCTTCTCCTGTATCTGCCTGCTGGGCGGCGTGGTGATGCTTTATGTTAATCCGGACGTGATTACCGCCTTCACTATGATCACTACCGTGTCGGCGATTCTGTTCATGTTCGTCTGGACGATTATTCTGTGTTCGTACCTGGTGTACCGCAAACAGCGTCCAGAATTGCATCAGAAATCCATCTACAAAATGCCGCTCGGCAAGTTCATGTGTTGGGTGTGTATGGCGTTCTTCGTGTTTGTGATTGTGCTGCTGACGCTGGAACAAGATACCCGCCAGGCGCTGATCGTGACGCCATTGTGGTTTGTATTGTTGGGTGTGTGCTGGATGTTTATCGGCAAGAAACGCATCGCGGCAATGCGTAAGTAA
- a CDS encoding OapA family protein, which produces MLMRFAVKPWLARIWHAPDHIRLMDPLPVPHRRGIIIAALVVVVGFLWPTPDEPLRPVTRDAQLSIESQSPIHAELVNPPVNTAPATPVEPSRVEEQPQADTQAPVPHANNDIDQQWRSYRVESGQTMAQLFRDHNLPPADVYSMAQVEGSNKPLSTLQTGQMVQIRQNANGVVTGLTIDIGNDQQVLFTRQPDGSFTRAR; this is translated from the coding sequence TTGCTGATGCGATTCGCTGTTAAACCTTGGCTTGCGCGGATTTGGCACGCACCCGATCACATCCGCCTGATGGACCCCCTGCCAGTTCCGCATCGCCGTGGCATTATTATTGCGGCACTGGTCGTCGTGGTTGGTTTCCTGTGGCCAACGCCTGATGAGCCACTCCGTCCAGTCACGCGTGATGCACAGCTATCTATTGAATCACAATCCCCTATACATGCCGAACTGGTAAATCCACCGGTTAATACGGCGCCTGCCACGCCTGTCGAACCTTCACGCGTTGAAGAACAGCCGCAGGCTGATACGCAAGCTCCGGTTCCTCATGCCAATAACGATATTGACCAACAATGGCGTTCATACCGTGTTGAGTCCGGGCAAACCATGGCGCAGCTCTTCCGCGATCATAATTTACCGCCAGCTGATGTTTATTCAATGGCACAGGTCGAAGGTAGCAATAAGCCGCTGAGTACGTTGCAAACCGGGCAAATGGTGCAGATTCGCCAAAATGCGAATGGCGTGGTGACGGGGCTCACTATAGATATCGGAAACGATCAGCAGGTACTGTTTACACGCCAACCGGATGGCAGTTTCACGCGGGCTCGCTGA